A window of Clostridia bacterium contains these coding sequences:
- a CDS encoding phosphatidylserine decarboxylase, which produces MAVRLRYNLLILMVRDGIYYGLGCIAAAFMVFWLTGFLWLTVIPLLLAAFFLQFFRDPNRTIPVVPGGIVSPGDGKVTDISVVRVADKPRTRISIFLNVFNVHVNRAPIAGEITDVEYRKGQFRNAMGAVSAEMNEQNICTILGEDGQSVTFKQIAGLLARRIVFTKKAGDLVQRGERVGLIKFGSRVDVIFSADAIVAVRLGDKVKGGATLLATLPVPQKTTPASAGAKTERAR; this is translated from the coding sequence ATGGCGGTGCGTCTCCGCTATAATCTGCTAATCCTCATGGTTAGAGACGGCATCTATTACGGACTCGGTTGTATTGCTGCAGCCTTCATGGTGTTCTGGCTAACGGGATTTCTGTGGCTGACGGTCATTCCCCTGCTGCTTGCTGCCTTCTTTCTCCAATTTTTTCGCGATCCCAATCGCACGATTCCGGTTGTTCCCGGCGGCATCGTTTCCCCGGGCGACGGCAAGGTGACGGACATATCCGTGGTGCGCGTTGCAGATAAGCCGCGCACGCGCATCAGCATCTTTCTAAACGTATTCAACGTGCACGTGAACCGCGCTCCCATTGCGGGCGAGATCACAGACGTAGAGTATCGCAAGGGCCAGTTCCGCAATGCGATGGGCGCGGTTTCCGCCGAGATGAACGAGCAGAACATTTGCACGATTCTTGGCGAAGATGGCCAGTCGGTCACCTTCAAGCAGATCGCAGGTTTGCTGGCACGGCGCATCGTGTTCACCAAGAAAGCTGGCGACCTGGTGCAGCGCGGAGAACGCGTTGGTCTGATCAAGTTCGGCTCCCGTGTTGACGTAATCTTTTCGGCGGATGCGATCGTGGCGGTAAGGTTGGGGGACAAGGTCAAGGGCGGAGCGACTCTGCTGGCTACTTTACCCGTTCCGCAAAAAACTACGCCGGCCAGTGCGGGAGCGAAGACGGAGAGGGCACGATGA
- a CDS encoding tetratricopeptide repeat protein, with protein sequence MLRPRCIPPVIASLMVVLLIVFGPVCPTSLLAQRSRNGTGAVIPRTMDSLAELDIQITYPDSRHAELQLMIELIASGGAVASRTYTNTDGRVSFRVPPGSYRVRITGLSVEDTTSDSFEIQAGEMMHHENVPVQPKPATEGTGTPSGVVNASELGIPGKAAKEYERGMEALQHGDSKKAEDHFHKAIEHYPDYDWAYNSLGVARMKHGDKEGAREAFEKAIAINGHNANAQRNMARFLIGEKKFAEAEEMAKKSLLNEPQDADGLVLLSLAQLSQGKYDDALASARRVHTGKKHQFAFVHLIAARACEAKQLNQEAIAEYRAYLEESPGTPAAQIAKDGLARMQK encoded by the coding sequence ATGCTTCGCCCACGCTGTATCCCGCCTGTCATTGCGTCGCTGATGGTTGTTTTGCTGATTGTCTTCGGCCCGGTTTGTCCAACGTCTCTTCTGGCGCAACGCTCTCGCAACGGAACCGGTGCCGTGATACCGAGGACAATGGACAGCCTGGCGGAACTGGACATTCAGATCACATATCCAGATTCGCGCCACGCCGAATTGCAACTCATGATTGAACTGATTGCTTCTGGCGGCGCCGTAGCATCGCGTACATACACCAACACTGACGGGCGTGTCTCATTCAGAGTCCCTCCCGGCTCCTATCGCGTGCGCATCACCGGATTGTCAGTCGAAGATACAACGTCCGATTCGTTCGAGATTCAGGCGGGCGAGATGATGCATCACGAGAACGTCCCTGTTCAGCCGAAGCCTGCGACCGAGGGGACGGGCACTCCCAGCGGCGTTGTCAATGCATCGGAACTCGGCATTCCCGGTAAAGCCGCAAAGGAGTACGAGCGAGGAATGGAAGCTCTTCAACACGGAGACTCTAAAAAGGCGGAAGATCACTTTCACAAAGCTATCGAACACTACCCGGATTACGACTGGGCCTACAACAGCCTTGGCGTGGCACGCATGAAGCACGGGGACAAAGAGGGCGCTCGCGAGGCATTCGAAAAGGCGATCGCCATCAACGGCCATAACGCGAACGCTCAGCGCAATATGGCGCGTTTCCTCATTGGCGAAAAGAAATTTGCAGAAGCCGAGGAGATGGCAAAGAAGTCCCTGCTCAACGAGCCACAAGACGCGGATGGACTCGTGCTGCTAAGCCTGGCACAACTAAGCCAAGGGAAATATGACGATGCGCTCGCCTCCGCTCGTCGCGTCCACACCGGCAAAAAGCACCAGTTCGCCTTCGTCCACCTGATCGCCGCGCGTGCATGCGAAGCCAAGCAGCTAAACCAGGAGGCGATCGCAGAGTACCGTGCCTACCTGGAGGAATCGCCCGGAACGCCAGCGGCGCAAATCGCAAAAGACGGGCTGGCGAGAATGCAGAAGTAA
- a CDS encoding phosphatidylcholine/phosphatidylserine synthase, translated as MNLHLRRASDVANRRRMRKGMYLLPSLFTTANLAAGFYAILQAMQGTASEPWHFDLAAIAIGFAVFFDGMDGTIARLTNTTSDFGKELDSLADVVTFGVAPAVLAWMWGFRMLPPDLGGELRGKLIQFGAITVFIFLAAGASRLARFNIQLNPQPSNPGRPGRKYFVGMPIPGGAGCIAAVIHFASGTPISSWWLSAIWLAFVLSLAFLMVSTWRFWSAKSIDFRSRHPFRLILLIGIVIAAIWFYSRYMLFFMALAYMLSGVLARLFYVIRKRPAAGAAPQEAPLS; from the coding sequence ATGAACCTGCACCTGCGGCGAGCCTCTGATGTCGCCAACAGGCGACGGATGCGCAAAGGCATGTATTTGCTGCCGTCATTGTTTACCACTGCGAACCTGGCCGCTGGATTCTATGCGATTCTGCAAGCGATGCAGGGTACCGCGTCTGAGCCATGGCATTTCGACCTGGCTGCTATCGCCATCGGCTTTGCGGTTTTTTTCGATGGAATGGACGGAACCATCGCCCGGCTGACGAATACGACCAGTGACTTCGGTAAAGAGCTTGATTCGCTTGCAGATGTTGTAACCTTCGGCGTTGCTCCGGCTGTGCTGGCCTGGATGTGGGGATTCCGTATGCTACCGCCCGACCTCGGTGGCGAGCTGCGGGGGAAACTGATCCAGTTCGGCGCGATCACCGTATTTATCTTCCTGGCGGCAGGAGCGAGTCGCCTGGCCCGCTTCAATATCCAACTGAACCCGCAACCCTCGAATCCCGGACGGCCCGGCCGCAAGTACTTTGTCGGCATGCCGATACCGGGTGGTGCGGGATGTATTGCCGCCGTAATTCATTTCGCCTCCGGTACGCCGATATCGTCGTGGTGGCTTTCGGCGATATGGCTGGCCTTTGTTTTGTCGCTTGCTTTTCTGATGGTGAGCACATGGCGCTTCTGGAGCGCCAAGAGCATTGATTTCCGGAGCCGTCATCCGTTCCGGCTCATCCTGCTCATCGGCATCGTGATCGCCGCAATCTGGTTCTACTCGCGCTACATGCTCTTCTTTATGGCATTGGCTTACATGCTTTCCGGTGTGCTGGCGCGCTTGTTCTATGTAATTCGAAAGCGTCCGGCAGCGGGGGCAGCACCACAAGAGGCTCCTCTTTCATGA
- the lptE gene encoding LPS assembly lipoprotein LptE: MLRRMQWLALVASVLALAGCGYHTAANAGRLPASLHTIAIPAFVNQTQTYRIETMLTSAVVREFNTRTNYRILNEAGNDADAVLRGTVLSTQLAPLTYDSHTGRASTALVTVTMRVSLTGRDGQIIYENQNYTFREQYQVSRELSSFFEEESPAIDRLSRDFARTLVSNVLEAF, encoded by the coding sequence ATGCTGCGTCGTATGCAATGGCTGGCGCTGGTCGCCAGCGTGCTCGCCCTCGCCGGGTGCGGATATCACACGGCCGCCAATGCAGGGCGCTTGCCGGCGTCGCTGCACACCATTGCCATTCCCGCTTTTGTGAATCAGACGCAGACTTACCGCATCGAGACGATGCTTACCTCGGCAGTGGTGCGCGAGTTCAACACGCGCACGAATTACCGGATTCTGAACGAAGCCGGGAACGATGCCGACGCCGTCCTGCGCGGCACGGTGCTATCGACGCAACTGGCGCCGTTGACCTATGACTCGCACACCGGGCGCGCCTCCACCGCGCTGGTTACGGTTACTATGCGCGTGTCGCTGACCGGACGCGATGGGCAGATCATCTACGAAAACCAGAACTACACGTTCCGCGAGCAGTACCAGGTCTCACGCGAACTTTCGAGCTTTTTCGAAGAGGAAAGTCCGGCAATCGATCGCCTGTCGCGGGACTTCGCCCGCACGCTGGTGAGTAACGTTCTGGAGGCTTTTTAA
- the holA gene encoding DNA polymerase III subunit delta: MRSFAATDRFVTDVETRKLKPGYVFIGDEAFFRRRCREAILQHLVPAGMRDFSFYEFDLDHMNVREVLDRARTPSLMAPFQVFFVRGVKALYGRGKHDDEFAAIESYFKDPNPDALIVFVADHVSITADVRRMEMQDKERYERIRETLGEHCTVIELARVEESEAVRWVIDNAAKEGVKVDQDAAREMVDALGGDMMMLSGELEKLILYVGEKKRITLGDVETMVLAAKQRTLYELTDAISAKDRAKALEVLDAIITTGDGDEAAIGHLYMLAKTFRQMLVISERNVRDSRSLWAALWQGFRVPPFAAEDIIRQARRYKSRRELTRAIRLIAKADLALRSNPTSKRMVLENLVLDLCSEPKQMEAGWQQEELPV, from the coding sequence GTGCGTAGTTTCGCTGCAACCGACCGCTTCGTCACTGACGTGGAGACACGCAAGTTGAAGCCGGGCTACGTATTCATCGGCGATGAGGCATTCTTCCGCCGCCGCTGCCGCGAAGCCATCCTGCAACACCTCGTACCCGCCGGCATGAGGGACTTCAGCTTCTACGAATTCGACCTGGACCATATGAATGTTCGCGAAGTGCTCGATCGCGCCCGGACACCCTCGCTCATGGCTCCGTTCCAGGTGTTTTTCGTGCGCGGCGTGAAGGCGCTGTATGGGCGCGGCAAGCACGATGACGAATTCGCCGCCATCGAGAGCTACTTCAAAGACCCGAATCCCGATGCGCTAATCGTCTTTGTCGCCGACCACGTTAGTATCACCGCCGACGTCCGTCGCATGGAGATGCAGGACAAGGAGCGCTACGAGCGCATACGCGAGACGCTGGGCGAGCACTGCACCGTCATCGAACTGGCGCGAGTGGAAGAGAGCGAGGCAGTGCGTTGGGTTATCGACAATGCGGCTAAAGAAGGCGTGAAGGTGGACCAGGACGCCGCGCGCGAGATGGTGGACGCGCTCGGCGGTGACATGATGATGCTCTCCGGCGAACTCGAGAAACTCATTCTCTACGTCGGCGAGAAGAAGAGGATCACGCTGGGCGACGTCGAAACCATGGTGCTTGCCGCAAAACAACGCACGCTATATGAGTTGACCGATGCAATCAGCGCGAAAGACCGGGCAAAAGCGCTCGAAGTCCTGGATGCCATCATCACGACCGGCGATGGTGACGAGGCTGCGATCGGCCACCTTTACATGCTAGCCAAAACCTTTCGCCAGATGCTGGTCATCAGCGAACGCAACGTGCGTGACTCGCGGTCGTTGTGGGCTGCGTTGTGGCAGGGCTTCCGGGTGCCGCCATTCGCTGCGGAGGATATTATTCGCCAGGCACGCCGCTACAAGTCGCGCAGGGAACTGACGCGCGCGATTCGGTTGATCGCCAAGGCAGACCTCGCGCTGCGGTCGAACCCAACGAGCAAGCGCATGGTCCTGGAAAACTTGGTTCTGGATCTCTGCTCCGAACCCAAGCAAATGGAAGCTGGGTGGCAGCAGGAAGAATTGCCGGTATAA
- the rpsT gene encoding 30S ribosomal protein S20 → MANHVSALKRVRQTESKTAVNRTNKSRLRSALRDLREAMSTTDKAAAEQSFRETVSAIDKSVQKGVLHKNTASRYKSRLAARVKALATK, encoded by the coding sequence ATGGCGAATCATGTTTCGGCGCTGAAGCGCGTCCGTCAAACCGAATCGAAGACCGCAGTCAACCGCACCAACAAGTCGCGCCTGCGCAGCGCTCTGCGAGACCTGCGTGAGGCAATGTCAACCACCGACAAGGCTGCCGCTGAGCAGAGTTTCCGAGAGACCGTGTCGGCCATCGACAAGTCGGTACAGAAAGGCGTTCTGCACAAGAACACCGCCTCGCGCTACAAGTCCCGCCTGGCTGCCCGCGTTAAGGCACTCGCGACGAAGTAG
- a CDS encoding Asd/ArgC dimerization domain-containing protein, which translates to MKRSKKSGEAIGWGGLFRVAVVGAATLKGKELKDVLSERNFPSNEVKLLDDEDALGTLENVGDEPTFIQSVLPEHLENVDFTFFASDEEFTARTWREARERGSEIIDLSYALENEPGVILRAPWIEDELGKPHPVELVTAPVVVAHPAAVVLALLTTRIEKLRHIEHASATILEPASERGKGGMDELHDQTVNLLSFQQMPTNVFGTQIAFNMVPGYGQESRPSLNQVEERIRRHFEKMCGDVAKAPSLMLLQAPVFHAHTFSIYIELQSPASLQEMETAIMGDHVEIARTFEDTPTNVNVAGQEQVQVLVRRDTQRENGFWIWAASDNLRITANMAVECAESMAATRPRGKVQ; encoded by the coding sequence ATGAAACGTTCGAAGAAATCCGGTGAAGCAATAGGTTGGGGTGGCCTCTTCCGTGTGGCTGTCGTTGGCGCCGCTACGTTGAAGGGTAAAGAGCTGAAGGATGTGCTCAGCGAGCGCAATTTTCCTTCGAACGAAGTAAAGCTGCTCGACGATGAGGACGCACTTGGCACTCTCGAGAATGTCGGCGACGAGCCAACCTTCATTCAAAGCGTTCTTCCCGAGCACCTGGAAAACGTGGATTTCACGTTCTTCGCTTCCGATGAAGAGTTCACGGCGCGGACCTGGCGGGAGGCTCGTGAACGGGGCAGCGAGATCATAGATCTCTCGTACGCGCTGGAGAATGAGCCCGGCGTGATTCTCCGCGCACCATGGATTGAAGACGAGCTCGGTAAGCCGCATCCGGTTGAACTGGTGACTGCACCTGTCGTAGTTGCGCACCCGGCGGCCGTTGTGCTCGCGCTCCTGACAACGCGAATCGAGAAATTGCGGCACATAGAACATGCCTCGGCCACCATCCTTGAGCCTGCCTCTGAGCGCGGCAAGGGCGGCATGGATGAACTCCATGATCAGACCGTGAACCTGCTTTCATTCCAGCAGATGCCGACGAATGTCTTTGGCACGCAAATCGCTTTCAATATGGTGCCGGGCTATGGTCAGGAGTCTCGCCCGTCGCTCAACCAGGTGGAAGAGCGCATTCGCCGCCACTTCGAGAAGATGTGCGGCGACGTGGCAAAAGCGCCTTCGCTGATGCTGCTGCAGGCGCCGGTCTTTCACGCGCACACTTTCTCCATATACATAGAGTTGCAGTCCCCGGCGTCTCTGCAAGAGATGGAAACGGCAATCATGGGCGACCATGTGGAGATTGCCCGCACCTTCGAGGATACGCCCACGAATGTGAACGTCGCAGGGCAGGAACAGGTGCAGGTGCTCGTGCGCCGCGATACGCAGCGCGAGAACGGTTTCTGGATCTGGGCAGCTTCCGACAACCTGCGCATTACGGCGAACATGGCCGTTGAGTGCGCGGAATCCATGGCGGCAACCAGGCCGCGAGGGAAGGTACAGTAA